One segment of Curtobacterium sp. MR_MD2014 DNA contains the following:
- a CDS encoding MarR family winged helix-turn-helix transcriptional regulator, translating to MPQQDEVDRIVAAWGRERGDLDFGPLEVLSRVDRLARHLDRARRAAFDASDVEPWEFDVLSALRRAGEPYELSPKALLQQTLVSSGTMTNRVDRLAARGLVNRRTDPRDGRGILVSLTASGRAAVDAAIADLLQAERAILSGVSEDEQAQLSGLLRRLILGLGD from the coding sequence ATGCCGCAGCAGGACGAGGTCGACCGGATCGTCGCGGCGTGGGGTCGGGAGCGGGGCGACCTGGACTTCGGGCCGCTCGAGGTCCTGTCCCGCGTCGACCGGCTCGCCCGGCACCTCGACCGCGCACGACGGGCCGCGTTCGACGCGAGCGACGTCGAGCCTTGGGAGTTCGACGTGCTGTCGGCGCTGCGGCGTGCGGGCGAACCGTACGAGCTCAGCCCGAAGGCGCTGCTGCAGCAGACCCTGGTGTCGAGCGGCACGATGACGAACCGGGTCGACCGGCTCGCGGCGCGAGGGCTCGTGAACCGGCGGACGGACCCGCGGGACGGTCGGGGCATCCTCGTGTCCCTCACGGCGAGCGGTCGCGCAGCCGTGGACGCTGCGATCGCGGACCTGCTCCAGGCCGAACGCGCGATCCTGTCCGGGGTGTCCGAGGACGAGCAGGCGCAGCTGTCCGGGCTGCTCCGACGACTCATCCTCGGGCTCGGCGACTGA
- a CDS encoding VOC family protein, translating to MHAITLAVADVGRSAAFYRALLGMDGSGIIGTEYPASETAAGGTTAMFTLDDGLIVSVYGREDMRKDSGVALAEAPSTTIGHFEPSQEAAQAFLDRAAAAGATMLAAPYTRPWGMWSGFFQDPDGHLWEVVANPGGGDPAGADPEQDSVDPESTTATQPPGS from the coding sequence ATGCACGCCATCACCCTCGCCGTGGCCGACGTCGGACGCTCGGCAGCCTTCTACCGCGCACTGCTCGGCATGGACGGCAGCGGGATCATCGGCACCGAGTACCCCGCGTCCGAGACCGCGGCGGGCGGCACCACGGCGATGTTCACCCTCGACGACGGGTTGATCGTCAGTGTCTACGGGCGCGAGGACATGCGGAAGGACTCCGGCGTCGCACTCGCCGAGGCACCGAGCACCACCATCGGGCACTTCGAGCCGTCGCAGGAGGCCGCACAGGCGTTCCTCGACCGTGCGGCAGCCGCCGGAGCGACGATGCTCGCGGCGCCGTACACGCGCCCGTGGGGAATGTGGTCCGGCTTCTTCCAGGACCCGGACGGCCACCTCTGGGAGGTCGTGGCGAACCCCGGTGGCGGTGACCCGGCCGGAGCCGACCCCGAGCAGGACAGCGTCGACCCGGAGTCGACGACAGCGACGCAGCCGCCTGGTTCCTGA